One part of the Pecten maximus chromosome 1, xPecMax1.1, whole genome shotgun sequence genome encodes these proteins:
- the LOC117327386 gene encoding 60S ribosomal protein L3-like — protein sequence MSHIVRDVDRPGSKSNKKEIVEAVTIIETPPMVVVGLVGYIETPSGLRTFKTIFAEHLNEDCRRRFYKNWYNCKKKAFTKYAKKWTDESGKKEIERDFQKMKKYCKVIRVIAHTQTKLMKKRQKKAHIMEIQVNGGTIAQKVDWAREKMESSVPVGSVFAMDENIDIIGVTKGKGVKGVTSRWHTKKLPRKTHKGLRKVACIGAWHPSRVQFTVARAGQKGYHHRTEINKKIYRMGEGTHTKDGKLVKNNASTDFDPSEKNITPMGGFPHYGEVNNDFIMIKGCTMGPKKRVLTLRKSLLPSFKKKQMEKITLKFIDTASKFGHGRFQTFEEKNNFMGPLKKDRKDTTA from the exons ATGTCCCACATTGTTCGTGATGTAGACCGACCTGGATCAA AATCAAACAAGAAAGAAATTGTTGAGGCAGTCACCATCATAGAAACACCACCTATGGTTGTTGTTGGTTTGGTGGGATACATTGAAACACCAAGTGGCCTGAGAACGTTCAAGACTATCTTTGCTGAGCATTTGAACGAGGATTGTAGGAGGCGATTTTACAAAAACTG GTACAACTGTAAGAAGAAGGCATTTACCAAGTATGCCAAAAAATGGACTGATGAGAGTGGAAAGAAGGAGATTGAGCGCGACTTCCAGAAAATGAAGAAGTACTGCAAGGTCATCCGTGTCATTGCTCACACACAG ACCAAGCTGATGAAGAAGCGTCAGAAAAAGGCACACATCATGGAGATTCAGGTGAACGGCGGCACCATTGCACAGAAGGTCGACTGGGCTAGGGAAAAGATGGAATCCAGTGTGCCTGTTGGCTCCGTCTTTGCCATGgatgaaaatattgacattattGGTGTAACCAAGGGTAAAGGAGTCAAAG gtgtgacatcCAGGTGGCACACAAAGAAGTTGCCAAGGAAGACGCACAAGGGTCTGAGAAAAGTTGCCTGTATTGGAGCTTGGCATCCCAGTCGAGTCCAGTTCACTGTTGCTAGGGCTGGACAGAAGGGTTATCATCACCGTACGGAGATCAACAAGAAGATCTACCGTATGGGCGAGGGTACCCACACTAAAGATGGAAAGCTGGTCAAGAACAACGCTTCCACAGACTTTGATCCCTCAGAGAAGAACATCACTCCAATGGGAGGATTCCCTCACTACGGAGAGGTCAACAATGACTTCATCATGATCAAGGGATGCACCATGGGACCTAAAAAGAGGGTTCTGACTCTCAGAAAG TCGCTGCTGCCATCATTCAAGAAGAAGCAGATGGAGAAAATAACTCTGAAGTTCATTGACACTGCCAGTAAATTTGGTCATGGTCGCTTCCAGACATTCGAGGAGAAGAACAACTTCATG GGACCTCTCAAGAAGGATCGCAAGGACACTACTGCATAA
- the LOC117327396 gene encoding NADH dehydrogenase [ubiquinone] 1 beta subcomplex subunit 10-like gives MSGKDDEGAISVYAQYARAVFALLLDTPTTFIKESVDKIRGEKKTVPYYHRRFNRVPTIDECYTDDELCRFEANQQFKRDRQVDNDILYILRKRWLRCVLSDIQNRNTTCKSVKDTFDNTRDEWMIKYGHLPVYYDVVNVFMKQKHRLINERRLKEKAAAEGNMADAGAELVAD, from the exons ATGTCGGGAAAGGACGACGAAGGAGCGATATCGGTATACGCGCAGTATGCAAGGGCTGTTTTTGCTCTCCTTTTAGACACACCTACCACTTTTATAAAAG AATCGGTAGACAAGATTCGAGGTGAGAAAAAGACTGTTCCTTACTATCACCGAAGGTTCAACAGGGTGCCTACCATTGATGAATGCTACACAGATGATGAATTATGCCGATTTGAAGCAAATCAACAATTCAAAAGAGACAG GCAAGTGGACAACgacatattgtatattctaAGGAAACGATGGCTACGTTGTGTACTTTCTGATATACAGAACAGAAACACGACATGTAAATCAGTGAAGGATACATTTGATAATACGCGAGATGAATGGATGATAAAAT ATGGACACTTACCCGTGTACTATGATGTGGTGAATGTCTTCATGAAGCAGAAGCACCGTTTGATCAATGAGAGGAGGCTAAAGGAGAAGGCTGCTGCAGAAGGCAACATGGCAGATGCAGGAGCAGAGTTGGTAGCAGATTAG